One Mycolicibacter sp. MU0083 DNA window includes the following coding sequences:
- a CDS encoding phosphoribosyl-ATP diphosphatase, whose amino-acid sequence MKQSLLVKTFEELFAELGERAATRPAGSATVAALDAGVHTVCKKILEEAGEVWLAAEHESDDALAGEISQLLYWTQVLMISRGLTLADVYGKL is encoded by the coding sequence ATGAAACAATCGCTGCTCGTGAAGACCTTCGAGGAGCTGTTCGCCGAACTGGGTGAGCGTGCCGCCACCCGCCCGGCCGGCAGCGCCACCGTGGCGGCGCTGGACGCCGGTGTGCACACCGTCTGCAAGAAGATCCTGGAGGAGGCCGGCGAGGTATGGCTGGCCGCCGAGCACGAGTCCGACGACGCGCTGGCCGGTGAGATCAGCCAGCTGCTGTATTGGACCCAGGTGCTGATGATCTCGCGCGGTCTGACACTGGCCGACGTCTACGGAAAGCTGTGA
- the hisG gene encoding ATP phosphoribosyltransferase, protein MLRVAVPNKGALSESAAAMLAEAGYRRRADAKDLTVIDPGNKVEFFFLRPKDIAIYVGSGELDFGITGRDLAAESGAPVAERLALGFGSSRFRYAAPAGRDWAVTDLAGKRIATAYPNLVRKDLAAKDIEATVIRLDGAVEISIQLGVADAIADVVGSGRTLRQHGLVAFGESLCDSEAVLIEGARANGRSAETAAARDQLAARVQGVVFGQQYLMLDYDCPRELLDRAAAITPGLESPTIAPLADPDWAAVRALVPRREVNAIMDELAAIGAKAILASDIRFCRF, encoded by the coding sequence ATGTTGCGTGTCGCCGTCCCCAACAAGGGGGCGCTCAGTGAGTCGGCCGCGGCGATGCTCGCCGAGGCCGGCTACCGCAGGCGTGCCGACGCCAAGGACCTGACCGTCATCGACCCGGGCAACAAGGTCGAATTCTTCTTCCTGCGCCCCAAGGACATCGCGATCTACGTCGGATCCGGGGAACTGGACTTCGGGATCACCGGGCGTGACCTGGCGGCGGAGTCCGGTGCGCCGGTGGCCGAACGGTTGGCGTTGGGCTTCGGATCCTCGCGATTCCGCTACGCCGCGCCCGCCGGACGCGACTGGGCCGTCACCGATCTCGCCGGCAAGCGCATCGCCACGGCCTACCCGAATCTGGTCCGCAAAGACCTGGCTGCCAAGGACATCGAGGCGACCGTCATCCGACTGGACGGGGCGGTGGAGATCTCCATCCAGCTCGGGGTGGCCGACGCGATCGCCGACGTGGTGGGCTCCGGACGGACACTGCGCCAGCACGGCCTGGTGGCTTTCGGTGAGTCGCTGTGCGATTCGGAAGCGGTGTTGATCGAGGGGGCCCGGGCCAACGGTCGCAGCGCCGAGACCGCGGCCGCCCGCGACCAACTGGCGGCCCGCGTTCAGGGCGTCGTCTTCGGCCAGCAGTACCTGATGTTGGACTACGACTGCCCGCGTGAACTGCTCGACCGTGCCGCCGCGATCACCCCCGGCCTGGAGTCGCCGACCATCGCGCCGCTGGCCGACCCGGACTGGGCGGCGGTGCGCGCCTTGGTGCCGCGGCGCGAGGTCAACGCGATCATGGACGAATTGGCGGCCATCGGGGCGAAGGCCATTCTGGCCTCGGACATCAGATTCTGCCGATTTTAA
- a CDS encoding DUF4126 family protein: MTHFIVLVLALGIGAVAGLRAFTAPAVMAWAAALHWINLDGTWVQWLSHPATVTVLTLLAVVELANDKLARTPSRTVPVQFAARILLGGFAGAVLGTAWNFTWTALGAAMIGAVFGTLIGLAMRQRLVAAHDGHGLPIALLEDSVAVLGGLAIAALTAVA, encoded by the coding sequence GTGACGCATTTCATCGTGCTGGTGCTCGCCCTCGGTATCGGTGCCGTTGCCGGACTGCGTGCCTTCACCGCACCCGCGGTCATGGCCTGGGCCGCCGCGCTGCACTGGATCAACCTCGACGGCACCTGGGTGCAGTGGCTGAGCCACCCCGCGACGGTAACCGTCCTGACGCTGCTTGCGGTCGTCGAACTGGCCAACGACAAATTGGCCCGCACCCCCAGTCGTACAGTGCCCGTGCAGTTCGCCGCCCGGATCCTGTTGGGCGGCTTCGCCGGCGCGGTGCTCGGTACCGCCTGGAACTTCACCTGGACCGCTCTCGGCGCGGCGATGATCGGCGCCGTGTTCGGCACGCTGATCGGTCTGGCCATGCGGCAGCGGCTGGTCGCCGCCCACGACGGTCACGGCCTGCCGATCGCGTTGCTGGAGGACAGCGTCGCGGTGTTGGGCGGGCTGGCGATCGCCGCGTTGACCGCGGTGGCCTGA
- a CDS encoding thioesterase family protein: protein MTGSYYRRAGDAVYESDDLTRSNWGPIQHGSPPLALLTREIEGLLDGSGQRIARLSLDILGAIPVAPVRVAARVARPGRRICLLEAEMFPGDDDRPVARVGAWALSTSDTAGVACDRHPPLTSGPSLPPPEWFARADGYARSVRWRVQADAPDGAAIAWLSPQVHLVDDEPTTALQRLAMVVDSANGVGAALDVDEYMFMNTDTVVHLHRLPIGDDFGLRARASIGPDGVGATTAELFDRDGFIGTSAQALLVQRR, encoded by the coding sequence ATGACCGGCAGCTACTACCGCCGCGCCGGCGATGCGGTCTATGAATCCGATGACCTGACCCGCAGCAACTGGGGGCCGATACAGCACGGCTCGCCGCCGCTGGCACTGCTCACCCGCGAGATCGAAGGACTGCTCGACGGGTCCGGCCAGCGGATCGCGCGGTTGAGCCTGGACATTCTGGGGGCGATCCCGGTGGCGCCGGTGCGGGTCGCGGCCCGGGTGGCCCGGCCCGGCCGGCGGATCTGCCTGTTGGAAGCGGAGATGTTCCCCGGCGACGACGACCGGCCGGTGGCGCGGGTGGGTGCCTGGGCGCTGAGCACCTCCGACACCGCCGGCGTGGCCTGCGACCGTCATCCGCCGCTGACCAGCGGTCCCTCGTTGCCGCCGCCGGAGTGGTTCGCCAGGGCCGACGGCTACGCCCGTTCGGTGCGGTGGCGCGTCCAGGCCGACGCCCCCGACGGCGCGGCCATCGCATGGTTGAGCCCGCAGGTGCACCTGGTCGACGACGAGCCAACCACGGCTTTGCAGCGGTTGGCGATGGTGGTCGACTCCGCCAACGGCGTGGGCGCCGCACTGGACGTGGACGAATACATGTTCATGAACACCGACACCGTCGTACACCTGCACCGGCTACCGATCGGAGACGATTTCGGGCTGCGGGCCCGCGCCTCGATCGGGCCGGACGGCGTGGGGGCGACCACCGCGGAACTGTTCGACCGCGACGGATTCATCGGGACCTCCGCGCAGGCGCTGCTGGTACAGCGGCGCTGA
- a CDS encoding RecB family exonuclease, with amino-acid sequence MSRPALSPSRAADFKQCPLLYRFRAIDRLPEPPSAAQVRGSVVHGALERLFALPAAQRGPETARELVTPSWEYLVGADPDLADAFDAAQLLAEARKLLDGYYRLEDPRRFDPQSCEQRVEVELDDGTLLRGFVDRIDVAPTGDLRVVDYKTGRSPSANGRRSESAESKALFQMKFYAVALLRSRGVLPARLRLIYLADGQILDYSPDHGELLRFEKTLIAIWQAIQTAGATGDFRPQPSRLCDWCTHRPLCPAFGGTPPPYPGWPAEPAA; translated from the coding sequence ATGAGTAGGCCCGCGTTGTCCCCGTCCCGGGCGGCCGACTTCAAGCAATGCCCGCTGCTGTATCGATTCCGGGCCATCGACCGGCTGCCGGAACCGCCGTCGGCGGCGCAGGTCCGCGGTTCGGTGGTACACGGCGCCCTGGAGCGGCTCTTCGCGCTGCCCGCGGCGCAGCGCGGCCCCGAGACCGCCCGCGAGCTGGTGACACCGTCCTGGGAGTACCTGGTCGGCGCCGATCCCGACCTGGCGGACGCATTCGACGCCGCGCAGCTGCTGGCCGAGGCCCGCAAACTCTTGGACGGCTACTACCGGCTGGAGGATCCGCGCCGGTTCGACCCGCAGAGCTGCGAGCAGCGGGTGGAGGTCGAATTGGACGACGGCACGCTGCTACGGGGATTCGTCGACCGGATCGACGTCGCCCCCACCGGCGACCTGCGGGTGGTCGACTACAAGACCGGCCGGTCGCCCTCGGCCAACGGGCGGCGGTCGGAGTCCGCCGAATCCAAGGCCCTGTTCCAGATGAAGTTCTACGCGGTGGCGTTGCTGCGTTCCCGCGGGGTGCTCCCCGCCCGGTTGCGGTTGATCTACCTGGCCGACGGGCAGATCTTGGACTACTCCCCCGACCACGGCGAACTGCTGCGCTTCGAGAAGACCCTGATCGCGATCTGGCAGGCCATCCAAACCGCCGGCGCCACCGGCGATTTCCGCCCCCAGCCGTCGCGGCTGTGCGATTGGTGCACCCATCGCCCGTTGTGTCCGGCGTTCGGCGGGACCCCGCCGCCCTACCCCGGCTGGCCGGCCGAGCCCGCGGCATGA
- a CDS encoding tRNA (adenine-N1)-methyltransferase: MSESGIFQAGDRAQFTDAKGRRYTTVLAPGGEFHTHRGAIPHDAVIGLADGSVVQSAGGDAFLVLRPLLVDYVMSMPRGAQVIYPKDSAQIIHEGDIFPGARVLEAGAGSGALTLSLLRAVGPQGRVISYELRDDHAVHARNNVETFLGGQPDNWQLVMGDVADSDLPDGSIDRVVLDMLAPWEVLETVSRVLIPGGVLVVYVATVTQLSQVNEALREQKCWTEPRSWETMQRGWNVVGLAVRPQHAMRGHTAFLVCARRLAPGTVTPTRLGRKRPV; this comes from the coding sequence GTGTCCGAATCCGGGATTTTTCAGGCGGGCGATCGGGCCCAGTTCACCGACGCCAAGGGTCGTCGCTACACCACGGTGCTGGCGCCGGGCGGCGAGTTCCACACCCACCGCGGGGCCATTCCGCACGATGCGGTGATCGGGTTGGCCGACGGCAGCGTGGTCCAATCCGCCGGCGGCGACGCGTTCCTGGTGCTGCGGCCGCTGCTGGTCGACTACGTCATGTCGATGCCGCGCGGCGCGCAGGTGATCTACCCCAAGGATTCCGCGCAGATCATCCACGAGGGCGACATCTTCCCCGGGGCACGGGTGCTCGAGGCCGGTGCCGGATCCGGCGCGTTGACGCTGTCGTTGTTGCGCGCCGTCGGGCCGCAGGGCCGGGTGATCTCCTACGAGCTGCGCGACGATCACGCCGTGCACGCCCGCAACAACGTGGAGACGTTCCTCGGCGGTCAGCCCGACAACTGGCAGCTGGTGATGGGCGATGTGGCCGACAGTGATCTGCCCGACGGCTCCATCGACCGGGTGGTGCTGGACATGCTGGCCCCCTGGGAGGTGCTCGAGACCGTGTCGCGGGTGTTGATCCCCGGCGGGGTGCTGGTTGTCTACGTCGCGACCGTGACCCAGCTGTCGCAGGTCAACGAGGCGCTGCGCGAACAGAAGTGCTGGACCGAACCGCGGTCCTGGGAGACCATGCAGCGCGGCTGGAACGTCGTCGGGCTGGCGGTGCGCCCGCAGCACGCCATGCGCGGGCACACCGCGTTTCTGGTGTGTGCCCGACGGCTGGCGCCGGGCACCGTCACCCCGACCCGGTTGGGGCGCAAGCGCCCGGTGTGA
- a CDS encoding DUF503 domain-containing protein, with protein MWIGWLEFDLLLGDVHSLKQKRSVVRPIVAELRRKFDVSAAETDSTDLHRRAGIGVAAVSGDRSHLVDVLDAAERLVAARPEVELLSVRRGLSRSDD; from the coding sequence ATGTGGATCGGCTGGCTGGAGTTCGACCTGCTGCTCGGTGACGTGCATTCGCTGAAGCAGAAACGTTCGGTGGTGCGCCCGATCGTCGCGGAGCTGCGGCGCAAATTCGACGTGTCGGCCGCCGAGACGGATTCGACCGATCTGCACCGACGCGCCGGGATCGGGGTCGCGGCGGTCTCCGGGGACCGCAGTCATCTGGTGGACGTGCTCGACGCCGCCGAGCGGCTGGTGGCCGCCCGCCCGGAGGTCGAATTGCTGTCGGTGCGGCGCGGTTTGAGCCGCAGCGACGATTAG
- the arc gene encoding proteasome ATPase — protein sequence MGESSRPEAFDASGGPGTRGEDIAELEELRREAAMLRAQLADTPQDNTRVGRDVRQLESQIDSLTTRNAKLMDTLKEARQQLLALREEVDRLGQPPSGYGVLLATYDDETVDVFTSGRRMRLNISPNIDVATLKKGQTVRLNEALTLVEAGNFESVGEISTLREILADGRRALVVGHADEERIVWLAEPLVAADLPESNPDALPNDARPRKLRPGDSLLVDTKAGYAFERIPKAEVEDLVLEEVPDVSYGDIGGLTRQIEQIRDAVELPFLHKDLYREYALRPPKGVLLYGPPGCGKTLIAKAVANSLAKKMAEVRGDDAHEAKSYFLNIKGPELLNKFVGETERHIRLIFQRAREKASEGTPVIVFFDEMDSIFRTRGTGVSSDVETTVVPQLLSEIDGVEGLENVIVIGASNREDMIDPAILRPGRLDVKIKIERPDAEAAQDIFSKYLTENLPVHADDLAEFAGDRAACIKAMIEKVVDRMYAEIDDNRFLEVTYANGDKEVMYFKDFNSGAMIQNVVDRAKKNAIKSVLETGQPGLRIQHLLDSIVDEFAENEDLPNTTNPDDWARISGKKGERIVYIRTLVTGKSSSASRAIDTESNLGQYL from the coding sequence ATGGGAGAGTCGTCGCGTCCTGAGGCTTTCGACGCGTCCGGGGGGCCGGGCACACGCGGTGAGGACATCGCGGAGTTGGAAGAACTGCGCCGTGAGGCCGCGATGCTGCGCGCGCAACTTGCGGACACCCCGCAGGACAACACCCGTGTCGGCCGCGACGTGCGTCAGCTCGAATCGCAGATCGACTCGCTGACCACCCGCAACGCCAAGCTGATGGACACCCTCAAAGAGGCGCGTCAGCAGTTGCTGGCCCTGCGTGAAGAGGTCGACCGGCTGGGCCAGCCGCCCAGCGGCTACGGCGTGCTGTTGGCCACCTACGACGACGAGACCGTCGACGTGTTCACCTCCGGGCGCCGGATGCGGTTGAACATCTCGCCCAACATCGACGTCGCCACCCTCAAGAAGGGCCAGACGGTCCGGCTCAACGAGGCGCTCACCCTGGTCGAGGCCGGCAACTTCGAATCGGTCGGGGAAATATCCACCCTGCGCGAAATCCTGGCCGACGGGCGTCGTGCCCTGGTGGTCGGTCACGCCGACGAGGAGCGCATCGTCTGGCTGGCCGAGCCGCTGGTCGCCGCGGACCTGCCCGAGAGCAACCCGGACGCGCTGCCCAACGACGCCCGGCCGCGCAAGCTGCGGCCCGGCGACTCGCTGCTGGTGGACACCAAAGCCGGCTACGCCTTCGAACGCATCCCCAAAGCCGAGGTCGAAGACTTGGTGCTCGAGGAGGTGCCCGACGTCAGCTACGGCGACATCGGCGGCCTGACCCGTCAGATCGAGCAGATCCGCGACGCGGTGGAACTGCCGTTCCTGCACAAGGACCTCTACCGGGAATACGCGCTGCGCCCGCCCAAAGGGGTGCTGCTCTACGGCCCGCCCGGTTGCGGCAAGACGCTGATCGCCAAGGCGGTCGCCAACTCGCTGGCCAAGAAGATGGCCGAGGTTCGCGGCGACGACGCGCACGAGGCCAAGTCGTACTTCCTCAACATCAAGGGCCCGGAGCTGCTGAACAAGTTCGTCGGCGAGACCGAGCGTCACATCCGGCTGATCTTCCAGCGCGCCCGGGAGAAGGCCTCCGAGGGCACCCCGGTGATCGTGTTCTTCGACGAGATGGACTCGATCTTCCGTACCCGCGGCACCGGTGTCTCCTCGGATGTGGAGACGACGGTCGTGCCCCAGTTGCTCAGCGAGATCGACGGCGTGGAGGGCCTGGAGAACGTCATCGTGATCGGCGCCTCCAACCGTGAGGACATGATCGACCCGGCGATCCTGCGGCCCGGCCGCCTCGACGTCAAGATCAAGATCGAACGGCCGGATGCCGAAGCGGCGCAGGACATCTTCTCCAAGTACCTCACCGAGAACCTGCCGGTGCACGCCGACGACCTCGCCGAGTTCGCCGGCGACCGGGCGGCCTGCATCAAGGCGATGATCGAGAAGGTCGTCGACCGGATGTACGCCGAGATCGACGACAACCGGTTCCTGGAGGTCACCTACGCCAACGGTGACAAAGAGGTCATGTACTTCAAGGACTTCAACTCCGGGGCGATGATCCAGAACGTCGTCGACCGCGCGAAGAAGAACGCGATCAAATCGGTGCTGGAGACCGGCCAGCCCGGCCTGCGCATCCAGCACCTGCTGGATTCGATCGTCGACGAGTTCGCCGAGAACGAGGACCTGCCCAACACCACCAACCCGGATGACTGGGCACGGATCTCGGGCAAGAAGGGCGAGCGGATCGTCTACATCCGCACCCTGGTCACCGGTAAGAGCTCCAGCGCCAGCCGGGCCATCGACACCGAGTCCAACCTGGGTCAGTACCTGTAG